In Pan troglodytes isolate AG18354 chromosome 20, NHGRI_mPanTro3-v2.0_pri, whole genome shotgun sequence, the genomic window CACACGCCCTGTGGGTTCTCATCCCAGAAGTGGGTGGACATGAAGACCCAGTTGTTGTAGCCTTCAGTGCTGACGTCCAAGGGTCTGGGACAgaagggtgggtgggggtgggggtgtcaaGAGGGATGGCTTTGTGAAGCCGGCAGAGCCCCATGAAGTGTCTGACCGCACGCGCTGGTGGCCGCGTGTCCTCTgggtgtgggtgagggtgtgACTCGGGGTCCCACCCACTAGGCTGCCGTGTGACTCCTATGGGCCTGGCCCCTCCCCGTGAGGACACTCCGGGTAGATGGCAGCGTTTACCGACAGGGCATGAGGCCGCCCCCTCCCCTCTGCGGGCCGCTCACCGTATGGCCACGAGTGTGGAGCGCGTGCCCATGGGGCTGGTGAGCGAGATCTCCAGGTCTCCGCGCCGGCTGTAGGACAGTGTCAGCTGCGCCTGCACGTGCTCCAGCGAGCGGATGGAGTTGTGGAGGCCGGCGCAGGCCGATACGTTTTCCCTGATGTAGATCAGCGGCAGGATAGGGCTGAGGGGGTCGAGGGGTGAGGACCCTCCTGCGGCCTGCTGGGGGGTGGGTGGGCGGCCAGCAGGCGAGGTCGGGGCTCAGAGGTCACGGGGTCCAGCCCTCGTTTtacagatgggtaaactgaggcctcAGGCCTGTCCCCCACACCCCCAGCGGTGATAGCGGAGGGGCACGCAGGGGTCTCACGTGGGGTGGTTCTGGACCCGGACGGCACACTTCCTCTGCGGTTGGGTGGGCAGCCAGGTGCGGGCGGTGTCCACCAGCAGCCCGGCGTCCAGCAGCCCGTAGCCGTAGTGATGGCTCACTGCGCGGAAGGGCAGCAGTCACTCGCCCCGTGGGCCCCGGGTCCCCGCCCCCGCCCGGCCCCGCCGCACCTTGGCGCCCCACGCCGTTGGTCCTCCAGTCCTCGGCCTGCAGGTGCGCCGGCTTGGACGCGCGGACCACCAGGTGCTGCATGTCTCTCCACGTCAGGAACGGGctgcggggggcgggggcgggggcgggggcgggtgaGCCGCGGGGCCGCGCCTGGGGGCGAGGGCGGTGGACGGGGCCCCGCAGTCACCTACTTGGCCTCCAGCGCTAGGGCGATCATGCCGGCCGCCAGTGGGGCTGAGGCCGAGGTGCCCGTGTGTTGGTCTGTGCACCCGTGATGCAGGTCCGTGGTGACCTGAGGGCAGAGGGGGGTGGGACTCGGGGGGCCGTGCACAGTGAGAATACAGCCCTTCTTCAAAAAGTACCAAGGACcgggcgggcgcagtggctcaggcctgtcatcccagcactttgggaggctgaggcgggcttgttgcctgaggtcaggagttcaagaccagcctggtcaacatagtgaaaccccaactctacaaaaatacaaaaattagccaggcatggtggcgggcacctgtagttccagctactcgggaggctgacacaggagaatcacttgaacccaagaggcagaggttgcagtgagtggagatcacgcccacgccactgcactccagcctgggcaacagagcgagactctggattaaaaaaaaaaagtactaacgACTGAATTCAAAAAGTAccaagggctgggcgcggtggctcacgcctgtaatcccagcactttgggaggccgaggtgggtggatcaccggaggtcaggagttcgagaccagcctggtcaacaccttgtctctactaaaaatacaaaaaaattacccaggcatggtggcgggcgcctgtaatcccagctacttgggaggctgaggcaagacaatcacttgaacctaggaggcagaggttgcagtgagccaagatcacaccattgcactccagcctggccaacatggcaagactccatctcaaaaaaataaaaaaatagtaccAAGAACTGAAGTCAAAAAGTACCAAGGACTGgccacacagtggctcacgcctgtagtcccaacactttgggaggctgaggcgggcagattttttgagctcaggagtttgagaccagcttgtggcaacatggtgaaaccccatctctacaggaaaaatacaagaattagctgggtgtggtagtgtgcacctgtaatcccagctactcaggaggctgaggcaggaggatcgcttgagcctgggaggtagaggttgcagtgagctaagattgcaccaccgcactccaacctgggtgacagagtgagactctgtctcaaaaaaatttaaaaaaaaaaaggtaccaagGACTCCAAGGACTGAGTTCAAGAAGTAACAAGGACTATGCTCAAAAAGAACtaagagcctggccaacatggtgaaaccccgtctctactgaaaatacaaaaaaattagccgggcatggtggcgtggccTGCTattcccggcactttgggaggccgaggctggtggatcgcttgacctgaggagttggagaccagtctggccaacatggtgaaatgccatctctacaaaatatacaaaagaaattagcgggacatggtggcatgcttgTGTTCTCAGCTGCTCAataggctgaggcacaagaatcgcttgagcccggcaggcgtaggttgcagtgagctgagatcatgctacttcACTCTGTTGcaccctgcctgggtgacagagcgagactccatctcaaaagaaaaaagaaagtgctgggcactgtggctcacacctgtaatcccagcactttgggaggccgaggtgggcggatcacgaggtcaggagatcgagatcatcctggctaacatggtgaaaccctgtctctactaaaaatacaaaaaattagctgggcatggtggcgggcacctgtagtcccagctactcaggaggctgaggaaggagaatggtgtgaacccgggaggcggagcttgcagtgagctgagatcgtgccactgcactccagcctgggcgacagagcaagactccgtctcaaaaaaaaaaaaaagaaaagaaaagaaaaaaaaaagaaaagaaaaaagaaagaaaaataccaaagaTTGAGTTCAAAAGGTACCTGCTGCGTCATATGCCTGGAAGCCAGCCCTGCCTGAGAGATGTGCAGGTCAGCGATGGGGCGGCAGCAGTAGGATCAGGGGGCAGCCCTGGCAGAAACGTGCCTGGGTTTGGAGGTGTTCAGggaagcacctgctatgtgcctggccccagagccTGAGAGGTGACCCAGGCCCTCCTGGTTATGGCCTGCGAAGCCCTGCAGGGGAGCTGGTCACTACCTCTGGGACTCTCAAACACTGGGAGGCAAGTGTATGAGGTGGGGAAAGGCCTAGGGGACTTCCTGGAGGCAGTGGCCCCAGGTGGGGGTCTGAAGGAAGAGTCAGCAGGGGAAGAAGAGGGGCAGTGATCGGGCACAGGGGCCTCCCCAAGGAGAACTTGAGGCAGAAGGGGCCTGGAGAAATGAGGGGGAACCTTCCTGCAAGGGGCTGAGACAGGGCACAGAGGTGGCTGGGGTCCCGGAGCTGGTTTCATCTAAGAACCCTGGGGGGCCAGAGGAGGGCTGTGATTGGGCTGGGTGGGGTTGGATTTGGGTttcatctatgtatttattttcttgagacaaggtcttgctctgctgtccaggtggagtgcagtggtgcaatcacagctcactgcagccttgacctcctgggctcgagcaatcctcccaccacagcctcccgagtagctaggaccaagatgtgcaccatcacgcccggcctaattttttaatttttttgtagagatagggtctcactatggtgcccaggctggtctcaaacccctgggctcgctgggcatggtggttcacatctgtaatcccagcactttgggaggctgaggcgggcagatcgctcaaggtcaggagtttgagaccagcctggccaacatggtgaaaccccgtctctactaataatacaaaagaaaattagctgggcatggtggcgcacgtctgtagtcccagctactcgggaggctgaggcatgagaatcgcttcagcccaggaggtggaggttgcagtgagctgagattgcgccattgcactccagcctgggcaacagagcgagactccatcttcaaaaacaagcaaacgaaAAGAAaccctgggctgaagtgattctcccactttggcctcccaaagtgagctgTTGCGCCCGgctggatttgtttttgttttgttttgttttgagacagggtctcgctctgtggcctaaactggagtgcagtggtgcaatcttggctcactgcaacctccatctctggggttcaagcgattctcctgcctcagcctcctgagtagctgggattacaggcgccccgccaccatgcctggctaatgttttttgtatttttagtagagatggggttttgccatgttggctaggctggtcctgaactcctgacctcaggtgatccacccaccttggcctcccaaagtgctgggattacaggcacgagccactgtgcttggcctggaTTTGggttattgattgattgattgatttttgagacagagtctcactctgttgcccaggctggagtgcagtggcccgatctcggctcactgcaagccctgcctcccgggttcatgccattctcctgcctcagcctcccgagtagctgggactacaggcgcccgccaccacgcccggctaattttttgtatttttagtagagacggggtttcactgttagccaggatggtctcgatctcctgacctcgtgatccgcccaccttggcctcccaaagtgctgggattacaggcgtcagccaccgtgcctggccttttttttttttgtagttttagtagagacagggtttcaccatgttagccaggatggtcttgatctcctgaccttgtgatctgcctgccttagcctcccaaagtgctgggattacaggtgtgagccaccgtgctcggcctggATTTGCATTTTCAAAGCAGCTTTGGGAGGGTGCTAAGTCACAGTGGTGGGGACAGGAGGAGGCCAGGCTGGGATGgcagggcctggggaggggaCCCTGTTGGGGCGGCTGCACTCACGATCTGGGGGTCGGTGGCCACGCCGCTGCTGTAGGTGGTGGTGAGGGTGGAGGCGCAGGCTTCGCTGTACCAGGGCACGCGGCCCTGCTGGGTGGTGCTGCCCACGGAGAGCGTGTGGATGCTGTTGGTGTAGCCGTCGCAGTTGCAGTTGTCGTAGTGCAGGCCGCCGTTGCCCGAGGCCCAGATGAAGAGCGTGCCCAGCCCGCCGCGGCCCTGGGAAACCaggaggggcggggagggggcgtcGGCCTGGCCTGCCACCCCTGCCCTCCTCGGGCTGCCACTCACCTTGGTCACACCACGCCGGAAGGCCTCGCGGGTGAGGATGCCGGGGCCGTCCACCGTGCGGCCGTCGTCCTCGGGACCCCAGCTGGCGCTGTAAATGTGGATGTGCTGCGGCTGCAGGCTCAGCGACTGGGCCTCGATGACATCGGTGATGGTACCGTCCAGCATCCGCACGCCTGCAGAGCCAGGGCGTGAGGGCCGCTGCCACCGGCCCTGGCCTTCCCCACGCCCCAGCCCGCCCCGcgccactccacaccactccccAGCCCTACCTGGGCCCTCTCTCTGCTCCCTGGAGTGGGACCATTCGTATTGGCTCAGCACCCCCCAAGCCCTGGAGTATGGGGCCCTAGCACCACCCAGCAGTGAGAGGGTGGACTCCCGAGTCCTTGGGCCCAGCTCCCCGCCAGAGTCACCCCCTTCCCTCTCTGTCCCGGAATGGTGCCGCTGGGGGACCCCGGGTACCTCCGATTCGGGCGTTGAAAGCGACCCCCACACCACAGAAGCCATTGTTGGCCATCGCGGCCACCTCCCCAGCACAGCGGGTCCCGTGCCTGGTGCCAGGGCCAAGAGGGGCTCCCGTCACGGCCTCCATCCCCCTGCCGGGTACTGGGGCTTCCCCCGTGTGCTGTGGGAGCCCTGCTCACCGGTTCTCTTTGCTGGGGGTGTAGCGGGGCTGGGGGTCCGGGTCGTAGTCATTGAAGTCATAGCTGGCCAGGGGGTCctgggggcaggtggggataTGAGGGGGCCGGGAGGCGTCCCTAGGGTGGTGCCAGCCTCGGCACCTGGGGCAGCCCTCGCCCACAGCCACCCGCGGTCTCACGTAGTTGGCCCAGAGGTCCGGGTGGTCCTTCTCGATGCCATCGTCCAGCACAGAGACCACGATGCCCTGGCCTGACAGCCCCTGACTCCAGGCCTGCAGGATGCTCAGGTCTGGTTGGGCCTCGCTGTTCTGCAGGGGGAGGCGGGGTTGTGACCCTGTGAGGGCCTGGAGTTGAGGGCGCCAGCGGCCCCGTACCCGTCTACCCACCCTGGCTGCCTGCTCACCATGTACCACTGCTTGGAGAACCAGGGGTCCGTGGGCACCACCACAGAGCGTTTCACCCGCCGCTGCAGCGTCTGCTGCTGGAACCACTGCACCTGCAGAGCAGAGGGTGCATCAGGCCTGTCCCCTGCTCGCCCCTGGGGCCCCTCGTGGTTCAGGGAGTGAGGCAGCCCCGTGCCCTGGGACCCTGTGTTTGTGGGGGTTGCTCTCCAGGGTCCCCATGTGCCTGGGGCTCTGTCTGCAGTCAGAAGGGGTCGAGGCTTTTGGACCACCTGTCCTTGGGCCCACAGAAGCGTCGTCGCTGCCCCGGGTGACTGCAGGTCCCCAGGTCCCCACCCACTCTCTCCCCCATCCCTGTTCTAGATCCTTCTATCTCTCTCCTGCAtcacttccttattttttttctttttttgagacagagtcttgttctgtcgcccaggctggggtgcagtggcgcaatcttggctcactgcaacctctgcctcctgggttcaagcgattctcctacctcagcctcccaagtagctgggactacaggcacacaccaccatgcctggctaattttcgtatttttagtagagatggggtttcaccatgttggtcaggctggtctcaaactcctgagctcaagtgatctgcctgccttggcctcccgaagtgccgggattacaggcatgaaccaccacgccaggcctggcTCTTTCTTGCAAACCACATCAGGAACCGGCCACTGCTCTCCCTCCCGGTGCTATAAGCAGGCAGCTGTCCGGTCCTGTTCAAGGCACTTCCTGGCCTCCGAGGGCTTCCCAGGCTCCATCCCAACCCCTCAGCTTGACATCCCAGGCATTTTCTAGACAGGGCCCAGCCCGATGGGACCCAGGCCCCTTTCTGAGCGCCTGGACACTGCGTCCTGAGGGCCACTGGGTGACTTTAagcttcctacttttttttttttttttgagatggagtctcgctctgtcacccaggctggagtgcaatggcgcgatctcggctcactgcaagctccgcctcccgggttcacaccattctcctgcctcagcctcctgaatagctgggactacaggcgcctgccaccatgcccggctaatttttttgtattttcagtagagacggggtttcaccgtgttcgccaggatctcgtctcgatctcctgaccttgtgatccgaccgcctccgcctcccaaagtgctgggattacaggcgtgagccaccgcgcccggcaaagcCTCCTACTCTTTGGAACCCATTACGGTGTCGTAAAATCCCCTTCCCTCCATCCCATGACCTAGACGGTGGGGAAGGCACGCCGTCTGTCCCTCCTTACCAGAGCCCCTGGGGcccagaggagggagggggaggacaaGAGGTGCCCACTGTGTACCAGGCCCTGGCAGGCGCCATGATTTCCGTATCTGGGTCTTCCTGCCTCCTCTTGCTGTATAGACTTGGGGTCCGGGCGGGTCTGAGCCACAGAAAGCACACAGCTGTTCATAACAACCACGAGAACCACAGAAGATGGCTAGTGGCCCCAGGAGGCAGCTGCGACCCCGGGCAGGGGGGTGGCCTCCCGGCCAGGCTCACCTTGGGGTTTTTCTTCAGGTGCAGGCGGTGGCCCCAGTGCGGGGTCAGGGACTGCTGGACCACGCCCCGGTGCCGCAGGTGAAAGTACTGCCCGTCAGGGAAGATCTGGGGATGTGGGGAAGCGGCCGCACCGATGGGACCCGGCTCCCCTGCTGGAGCCCCCGAGGGCCGGTAACAGCCCCCTTCTTTGTCCTTCCCCAGCAGGTGCTCTCTGGGAGTCCCAGAAGCTGAGCTTGGCTGAGGCAGGGGTGGGCTGGGACTCTTGATATTTAGAAGACCTTGTGGGCTCCCTCCCCCTTGTCGGGGTCTAGGGTCGTCCAGTCCCCTCCAAGCTCCCACTTCCCGTCCATCCCGGTCCCACCCACCGGCCCCAGGTTGACGAAGCCGAATTTGCGTGCCAGGCGCTCGACCTCCCGGTTACCCTGGGACACCTGGACGGCCCAGCTGCTGACATAGATGGGGGCTCGGACCGGGGCCCACCCCACAGCCCGGGGGCGGACAAGGGCCAGGGCCAAGACCAAGACCAGGCGCAGCCACAGCGCAATCGGGGCGGGCCTCATGGAGGCGGGGCGGGAGCGGGGCCTGCGCAAAGCCCCTCCCTCCCGCCAAACCGCCGAGTGGTCCCAGGCGTCCGCCCCGCCCCCGGCGCCATAGCAACGCAGAAGGCGTCGACTCCCAGGGGGCCTTGCGGCTACTCAGCCAGGAGGGGCGCGAAGATCTAACAGAAGCGGGGGAGGGACGCACGCCTGCCCGTCTTCCGCAGACCCACACCCTcgggagcctcagttttcccatttgtaCAACGACAAGACTAACTCAGAGAAGCGGGTTCACTGTTGCGATAACGCGTCCTACCCTTTGTTTGACCTCTCCCACTTTCCAACACACCCCTCCTTCGAGAATCAGCCCGGCCTCCTATCCGGCCTAATCAGAATCATTCTTTTGCGTAATCCCGCCTCCTCCGATAAGCCTCGCCCCGTTCCCGCCCCTACCATTCCGCCCTGCCTTCTTTGTGATCAGCCCCGCCCTCCACTGGTCTCGCCAATGAATCGCGTCCCGTTTCTCCAATCGGCTCGGATTTTTCTTTAGCCCCTCCCACCGGCTccgcgccccccccccccccaccccccacgcTTCTCCTCGCCCTGGCTCCACCCTTCAGCGTCGCAGCCAATAATCCCATCCTCTGACACCGCCCTTCCAATCAGCTACGTCTCGCTCCGGCCCGGCCAATCGGTGCCCTGGGCCGCCGCGCCCCGCCCTCTCCCGGCGGGGTCTGGTCAGCGGCGGCCGCGGCGGAGGGCTATGCGGCGGGGGAGACGGGGCAGGCCCCACCTCCTTTGTCCGCCCTGCCCTCCCATTGGTCCTAGCAGGGGGCCGGGGGCGGACACCGGCGCGGGGCCGGAGCAGCGCGGCTCAGGCTGCGGGAAAGCGGTGCCGGTGCAGCGGGGTGGGTGCGCTGGTCCGCGGGCGAGCTCGAGCAGCCAAACCCGGGCGCGTCGGGGCCATGGACGGCCTGAGGCAGCGCGTGGAGCACTTCCTGGAGCAAAGGAACCTGGTCACCGAAGTGCTGGGGGCGCTGGAGGCCAAGACCGGGGTGGAGAAGCGGTATCTGGCTGCAGGTGAGCCGTCGGCGCTAGCCCGTTTCGCCGACGGGCACACCGAGGCCATGGGCCTGGGGGTCGCAGACCGGACTCCTTACCCGGCTACGGGGTCCGGTCCGGCCGGTGGAGCGCGCGAGGTGACTGGGACCTCGAGGTCCGCCCGCAGCCCCTCCCTTGCCCGCGCCCTGCGACCCTGCTCCCTGGCCGCCCCCCGACGCCTCCTTCCGGGCGCTGGGTGCCTGCCATGCCGAAGTCCGGTTCTTCCAGTTGCCCAGTGGCCCCAGAGGGGTCGGGATGCCAGTGTCCTGCGCGTTTCGCCGTCCCCCTTCCCCCGTGGACCCCGGCCTGGCTGCAACAGTAGAG contains:
- the PCSK4 gene encoding proprotein convertase subtilisin/kexin type 4 isoform X5, which gives rise to MRPAPIALWLRLVLVLALALVRPRAVGWAPVRAPIYVSSWAVQVSQGNREVERLARKFGFVNLGPIFPDGQYFHLRHRGVVQQSLTPHWGHRLHLKKNPKTRPDPKSIQQEEAGRPRYGNHGACQGLVQWFQQQTLQRRVKRSVVVPTDPWFSKQWYMNSEAQPDLSILQAWSQGLSGQGIVVSVLDDGIEKDHPDLWANYDPLASYDFNDYDPDPQPRYTPSKENRRADAGRYHHRCHRGPVAEPAAAAHPHLQRQLGSRGRRPHGGRPRHPHPRGLPAWCDQGPRRAGHALHLGLGQRRPALRQLQLRRLHQQHPHALRGQHHPAGPRALVQRSLRLHPHHHLQQRRGHRPPDRHHGPASRVHRPTHGHLGLSPTGGRHDRPSAGGQPVPDVERHAAPGGPRVQAGAPAGRGLEDQRRGAPSEPSLRLRAAGRRAAGGHRPHLAAHPTAEEVCRPGPEPPHAAGGSSPLDPLSPILPLIYIRENVSACAGLHNSIRSLEHVQAQLTLSYSRRGDLEISLTSPMGTRSTLVAIRPLDVSTEGYNNWVFMSTHFWDENPQGVWTLGLENKGYYFNTGTLYRYTLLLYGTAEDMTARPTGPQVTSSACVQRDTEGLCQACDGPAYILGQLCLAYCPPRFFNHTRLVTAGPGHTAAPALRVCSSCHASCYTCRGGSPRDCTSCPPSSTLDQQQGSCVGPTTPDSRPRLRAAACPHHRCPASAMVLGLLAVTLGGPVLCGMSMDLPLYAWLSGARATPTKPQVRLPAGT
- the PCSK4 gene encoding proprotein convertase subtilisin/kexin type 4 isoform X20, giving the protein MRPAPIALWLRLVLVLALALVRPRAVGWAPVRAPIYVSSWAVQVSQGNREVERLARKFGFVNLGPIFPDGQYFHLRHRGVVQQSLTPHWGHRLHLKKNPKVQWFQQQTLQRRVKRSVVVPTDPWFSKQWYMNSEAQPDLSILQAWSQGLSGQGIVVSVLDDGIEKDHPDLWANYDPLASYDFNDYDPDPQPRYTPSKENRRADAGRYHHRCHRGPVAEPAAAAHPHLQRQLGSRGRRPHGGRPRHPHPRGLPAWCDQASTRSPWAAPPSRAACPGTAKPAPPPSPPPTAAAWPPTPRSPFLTWRDMQHLVVRASKPAHLQAEDWRTNGVGRQVSHHYGYGLLDAGLLVDTARTWLPTQPQRKCAVRVQNHPTENVSACAGLHNSIRSLEHVQAQLTLSYSRRGDLEISLTSPMGTRSTLVAIRPLDVSTEGYNNWVFMSTHFWDENPQGVWTLGLENKGYYFNTGTLYRYTLLLYGTAEDMTARPTGPQVTSSACVQRDTEGLCQACDGPAYILGQLCLAYCPPRFFNHTRLVTAGPGHTAAPALRVCSSCHASCYTCRGGSPRDCTSCPPSSTLDQQQGSCVGPTTPDSRPRLRAAACPHHRCPASAMVLGLLAVTLGGPVLCGMSMDLPLYAWLSGARATPTKPQVRLPAGT
- the PCSK4 gene encoding proprotein convertase subtilisin/kexin type 4 isoform X25, whose amino-acid sequence is MRPAPIALWLRLVLVLALALVRPRAVGWAPVRAPIYVSSWAVQVSQGNREVERLARKFGFVNLGPIFPDGQYFHLRHRGVVQQSLTPHWGHRLHLKKNPKTRPDPKSIQQEEAGRPRYGNHGACQGLVQWFQQQTLQRRVKRSVVVPTDPWFSKQWYMNSEAQPDLSILQAWSQGLSGQGIVVSVLDDGIEKDHPDLWANYDPLASYDFNDYDPDPQPRYTPSKENRRADAGRYHHRCHRGPVAEPAAAAHPHLQRQLGSRGRRPHGGRPRHPHPRGLPAWCDQGPRRAGHALHLGLGQRRPALRQLQLRRLHQQHPHALRGQHHPAGPRALVQRSLRLHPHHHLQQRRGHRPPDRHHGPASRVHRPTHGHLGLSPTGGRHDRPSAGGQPVPDVERHAAPGGPRVQAGAPAGRGLEDQRRGAPSEPSLRLRAAGRRAAGGHRPHLAAHPTAEEVCRPGPEPPHAAGGSSPLDPLSPILPLIYIRENVSACAGLHNSIRSLEHVQAQLTLSYSRRGDLEISLTSPMGTRSTLVAIRPLDVSTEGYNNWVFMSTHFWDENPQGVWTLGLENKGYYFNTGTLYRYTLLLYGTAEDMTARPTGPQRVTAPPTSWDSSAWPTAPRGSSTTRGW
- the PCSK4 gene encoding proprotein convertase subtilisin/kexin type 4 isoform X26, whose protein sequence is MNSEAQPDLSILQAWSQGLSGQGIVVSVLDDGIEKDHPDLWANYDPLASYDFNDYDPDPQPRYTPSKENRHGTRCAGEVAAMANNGFCGVGVAFNARIGGVRMLDGTITDVIEAQSLSLQPQHIHIYSASWGPEDDGRTVDGPGILTREAFRRGVTKGRGGLGTLFIWASGNGGLHYDNCNCDGYTNSIHTLSVGSTTQQGRVPWYSEACASTLTTTYSSGVATDPQIVTTDLHHGCTDQHTGTSASAPLAAGMIALALEANPFLTWRDMQHLVVRASKPAHLQAEDWRTNGVGRQVSHHYGYGLLDAGLLVDTARTWLPTQPQRKCAVRVQNHPTPILPLIYIRENVSACAGLHNSIRSLEHVQAQLTLSYSRRGDLEISLTSPMGTRSTLVAIRPLDVSTEGYNNWVFMSTHFWDENPQGVWTLGLENKGYYFNTGTLYRYTLLLYGTAEDMTARPTGPQVTSSACVQRDTEGLCQACDGPAYILGQLCLAYCPPRFFNHTRLVTAGPGHTAAPALRVCSSCHASCYTCRGGSPRDCTSCPPSSTLDQQQGSCVGPTTPDSRPRLRAAACPHHRCPASAMVLGLLAVTLGGPVLCGMSMDLPLYAWLSGARATPTKPQVRLPAGT
- the PCSK4 gene encoding proprotein convertase subtilisin/kexin type 4 isoform X3, which codes for MRPAPIALWLRLVLVLALALVRPRAVGWAPVRAPIYVSSWAVQVSQGNREVERLARKFGFVNLGPIFPDGQYFHLRHRGVVQQSLTPHWGHRLHLKKNPKTRPDPKSIQQEEAGRPRYGNHGACQGLVQWFQQQTLQRRVKRSVVVPTDPWFSKQWYMNSEAQPDLSILQAWSQGLSGQGIVVSVLDDGIEKDHPDLWANYDPLASYDFNDYDPDPQPRYTPSKENRRADAGRYHHRCHRGPVAEPAAAAHPHLQRQLGSRGRRPHGGRPRHPHPRGLPAWCDQGPRRAGHALHLGLGQRRPALRQLQLRRLHQQHPHALRGQHHPAGPRALVQRSLRLHPHHHLQQRRGHRPPDRHHGPASRVHRPTHGHLGLSPTGGRHDRPSAGGQPVPDVERHAAPGGPRVQAGAPAGRGLEDQRRGAPSEPSLRLRAAGRRAAGGHRPHLAAHPTAEEVCRPGPEPPHQAAGGSSPLDPLSPILPLIYIRENVSACAGLHNSIRSLEHVQAQLTLSYSRRGDLEISLTSPMGTRSTLVAIRPLDVSTEGYNNWVFMSTHFWDENPQGVWTLGLENKGYYFNTGTLYRYTLLLYGTAEDMTARPTGPQVTSSACVQRDTEGLCQACDGPAYILGQLCLAYCPPRFFNHTRLVTAGPGHTAAPALRVCSSCHASCYTCRGGSPRDCTSCPPSSTLDQQQGSCVGPTTPDSRPRLRAAACPHHRCPASAMVLGLLAVTLGGPVLCGMSMDLPLYAWLSGARATPTKPQVRLPAGT
- the PCSK4 gene encoding proprotein convertase subtilisin/kexin type 4 isoform X33 — protein: MNSEAQPDLSILQAWSQGLSGQGIVVSVLDDGIEKDHPDLWANYDPLASYDFNDYDPDPQPRYTPSKENRRADAGRYHHRCHRGPVAEPAAAAHPHLQRQLGSRGRRPHGGRPRHPHPRGLPAWCDQGPRRAGHALHLGLGQRRPALRQLQLRRLHQQHPHALRGQHHPAGPRALVQRSLRLHPHHHLQQRRGHRPPDRHHGPASRVHRPTHGHLGLSPTGGRHDRPSAGGQPVPDVERHAAPGGPRVQAGAPAGRGLEDQRRGAPSEPSLRLRAAGRRAAGGHRPHLAAHPTAEEVCRPGPEPPHAAGGSSPLDPLSPILPLIYIRENVSACAGLHNSIRSLEHVQAQLTLSYSRRGDLEISLTSPMGTRSTLVAIRPLDVSTEGYNNWVFMSTHFWDENPQGVWTLGLENKGYYFNTGTLYRYTLLLYGTAEDMTARPTGPQVTSSACVQRDTEGLCQACDGPAYILGQLCLAYCPPRFFNHTRLVTAGPGHTAAPALRVCSSCHASCYTCRGGSPRDCTSCPPSSTLDQQQGSCVGPTTPDSRPRLRAAACPHHRCPASAMVLGLLAVTLGGPVLCGMSMDLPLYAWLSGARATPTKPQVRLPAGT
- the PCSK4 gene encoding proprotein convertase subtilisin/kexin type 4 isoform X28, yielding MRPAPIALWLRLVLVLALALVRPRAVGWAPVRAPIYVSSWAVQVSQGNREVERLARKFGFVNLGPIFPDGQYFHLRHRGVVQQSLTPHWGHRLHLKKNPKVQWFQQQTLQRRVKRSVVVPTDPWFSKQWYMNSEAQPDLSILQAWSQGLSGQGIVVSVLDDGIEKDHPDLWANYDPLASYDFNDYDPDPQPRYTPSKENRHGTRCAGEVAAMANNGFCGVGVAFNARIGGVRMLDGTITDVIEAQSLSLQPQHIHIYSASWGPEDDGRTVDGPGILTREAFRRGVTKGRGGLGTLFIWASGNGGLHYDNCNCDGYTNSIHTLSVGSTTQQGRVPWYSEACASTLTTTYSSGVATDPQIVTTDLHHGCTDQHTGTSASAPLAAGMIALALEANPFLTWRDMQHLVVRASKPAHLQAEDWRTNGVGRQVSHHYGYGLLDAGLLVDTARTWLPTQPQRKCAVRVQNHPTPILPLIYIRENVSACAGLHNSIRSLEHVQAQLTLSYSRRGDLEISLTSPMGTRSTLVAIRPLDVSTEGYNNWVFMSTHFWDENPQGVWTLGLENKGYYFNTGTLYRYTLLLYGTAEDMTARPTGPQRVTAPPTSWDSSAWPTAPRGSSTTRGW